A window from Musa acuminata AAA Group cultivar baxijiao unplaced genomic scaffold, Cavendish_Baxijiao_AAA HiC_scaffold_1139, whole genome shotgun sequence encodes these proteins:
- the LOC135671503 gene encoding BAHD acyltransferase DCR-like — protein sequence MSPILSTFHHPSLAAASLISGGLSSIFSSPAAAVSVVSRCTVYPDRRSDLGDLPLSVSDLPMLSCHYIQKGLFFSSPPIPVASLLSLLTSSLSRALSIFPALAGRLCTLPDGRILVSCNDAGAEFSHATAASLSLPDLLPPSADVPPAVKSLFPLDGSISFHGHTRPLAAFQLTELADGAVFLGAAVNHAVVDGTSFWNFLNAWAELCRGGDPAKPDFHRNYFGGSKAVLCFPDGRGPEVTFPVNAPLRERIFHFSREAVLELKSRANRRTKNVVAGDSKDAEVYGKQTHDPKTVEVNDDEEISSFQSLCAHVWRSVTRARTRLPAEAITTFRIAVNCRHRVVPPVAANYFGNAIQSIPTKAVVGEVAGRDLRWVAALLHRSVAGHGDEAVRRGVAEWEAAPRCFPLGNPDGAGLTMGSSPRFPMYEGNDFGWGRPAAVRSGRANKFDGKMSAFPGHEGGGSVELEVCLTPETMAALLRDEEFMSYVSM from the coding sequence ATGTCTCCAATCCTTTCCACCTTCCACCATCCTTCTCTTGCTGCTGCTTCTCTCATCAGTGGTGGTCTCAGTTCCATCTTCTCCTCCCCTGCTGCTGCTGTCTCCGTGGTGTCGAGATGCACAGTCTACCCTGACCGCAGGTCCGACCTCGGCGACCTCCCGCTCTCGGTGTCCGACCTCCCCATGCTGTCGTGCCACTACATCCAAAAgggcctcttcttctcctctccgccAATACCCGTTGCCTCACTCCTCTCCCTCCTcacctcctccctctcccgcgcCCTTTCCATCTTCCCCGCCCTCGCTGGCCGCCTCTGCACCCTCCCTGACGGTCGCATCCTCGTCTCCTGCAACGACGCCGGCGCCGAGTTCTCCCATGCCACCGCCGCTTCCCTCTCCCTCCCtgacctcctccctccctccgcaGATGTGCCGCCGGCAGTCAAGTCCCTCTTCCCTCTCGACGGATCCATCAGCTTCCACGGTCACACCCGCCCGCTGGCGGCTTTCCAGCTCACCGAGCTTGCCGATGGAGCTGTCTTCCTTGGCGCGGCCGTCAACCACGCCGTCGTCGATGGGACCTCCTTCTGGAACTTCCTCAACGCATGGGCGGAGCTCTGCCGCGGCGGTGACCCCGCAAAGCCCGACTTCCACCGCAACTACTTCGGCGGGTCCAAGGCGGTGCTGTGCTTCCCGGATGGCCGTGGCCCGGAGGTGACCTTTCCAGTGAATGCACCGCTTCGAGAACGGATCTTCCACTTCAGCCGGGAGGCCGTTCTCGAGCTAAAATCGAGGGCCAACCGCCGCACCAAAAACGTCGTCGCTGGAGACTCCAAGGACGCCGAGGTTTACGGCAAGCAAACCCACGACCCGAAGACGGTGGAAGTGAACGACGACGAGGAGATTTCGTCCTTCCAGTCACTGTGCGCCCACGTCTGGCGGTCGGTGACGCGGGCGCGAACGCGGCTGCCGGCTGAGGCCATAACCACGTTCCGTATTGCGGTGAATTGCCGGCACCGGGTGGTTCCCCCAGTGGCGGCGAACTACTTCGGGAACGCGATCCAGAGCATCCCGACGAAGGCGGTGGTGGGGGAGGTGGCGGGGCGGGACCTCCGCTGGGTGGCGGCGCTGCTGCACCGCAGCGTGGCGGGGCACGGGGACGAGGCGGTTCGGCGCGGGGTGGCGGAGTGGGAGGCAGCGCCACGGTGCTTCCCGCTGGGGAACCCGGACGGCGCGGGGTTGACCATGGGGAGCTCCCCCCGGTTCCCCATGTATGAAGGAAATGACTTCGGGTGGGGTCGGCCGGCGGCGGTGCGTAGTGGCCGGGCCAACAAGTTCGACGGGAAGATGTCGGCGTTCCCGGGGCATGAGGGTGGCGGGAGCGTGGAGCTGGAGGTGTGCCTGACGCCGGAGACCATGGCGGCTCTCCTCCGCGACGAGGAGTTCATGAGCTACGTATCCATGTAG